The Meriones unguiculatus strain TT.TT164.6M chromosome 3, Bangor_MerUng_6.1, whole genome shotgun sequence genomic sequence acacacacatctacaaacacatacatgtatgaatacacacatgtacacgtacacacacagatgcactcACACgtgtatacacataaacatacacacatacaccacacatatgtatttccaaacacacacacatgcacacagcacacgcacacacttctTTGTCTTCTCCCCATGACATTTTCTCAGAGgggccagccagagccacagctCCTAGGAAACTGGGTGTTGAGGGGCAGCTTACTGAGATTTCGGGGCTAGGTGAAAATCCCATCGCCTTGCTAGGCCGTGGCTGCCGCCAGCCCTCCCAGCTCACCACTCTTGCCTTCCTCTCCACCCCTGACCAAGATGAGACTGTCAAAGCAAGCCCAGAGCTCAGTGTGCATGCCTGGGTGTCAGGCAAACCAGGGTGGGGGTCCTGGTTCTGGCCCTCAGGCTCTGGGGTCTGGGTGGTGCTGGTCTAGGGTATGTGTCATTGGTAAGTGCCACCATGTCAGCTGGCCTCTGTGTGATCTTGGACAAGAAGCCTCACAGTTCTGCGGTGCCGTTTCTTTGAAACAGGATAATGGGCCATGTCCCCGGCTTTGGAGAGGACGTAGTCATTGGGGCAGTTCTGGGCACTGCGGGCCAGCTATGGTGACCCCATTGCTCCTAACCCAGTGTGATTTTTgttgtcccctcccctcccaccctctcctctccTACTTTGAAACCCAGGCCCAGCTGAGAGCCCAGGCCCTCAGGCTCAGACCCTCACCATCCTGTGTTCAGCGGCTCCCGTCCTCAGGCTCAGACCCCAGGAGTCCCCAGGGACCTATAGCATTGGGACAGGGTCCCTCTGCCTCGCCTTCTAGTGTGGGACAACCTGCCCCGCCTGGCTCCCCAGTAGCTTCCTGGTCAGTCAGTCGGGGAGTTCTGACCAGTTTCTCAAGGACATTCTTAATAGCTTCCTTAACCGCAGGAGGGGAGGGGACTGGTGGAGGGCACACCTGCAGAGGCTCAGAACAAAGAGACTGTGCTggaggaggccctgctggggctTCAGCGGGTCGCCCTAACAGGTGAGGGACAGCTGGGTGCTGAGTAGGAACTTGGGCAGCATCTGCCAGGGCCAGGGCAGACATggagagggagggggtgggactgTGAAGGATTTGCCCTTGAGGGTCTCCTTCAGGACTTGGGGTCTTCTGATCCCCCGAGGAACATAGCACAGAATGCTGAAAGATGGCCATAGGGCATCACAGCTTCCCGTGGTGACCCCACAGGGCTAGGACCATCCCTGGGCAAAATGACCACTCTGAGCAGTAAAGAGCCCAGTGTCTCAGGAGGGTAGCAGCGGGAGTTAGAAGAGGGGGATGGTTCTGATTAGGACTTCCGGACATGGAAGGACACTATAGAAGGACCACCTTGTCCGTAAGACACAGGGGAAGCTTCCAGATATCATACATGTGCACCCAAATGCCTATGGGTCATGTGGGCGCATGCTCACgcacagtatacacacacacacacacacacacacacacgcaagaacacagcttttccttttccttaagGGACAGTGTACACTGGAATATTCTAGAAGCGGGCACGGGTGCACAGTGGCTCACCAAGCAACCCTCCACCTGTCGTCTGTCTTCagagaaaccatggaggaactaGTGGCTCTGCGGGACGGCTCCTCCAGGAAGCCGGAGACTCTGCAAGAGCTCTGGGGTCCGTGTCCGCGCGTCCGCAGAAGCATCCAGGGTAAGAACCGGGCCCCCTCCCTCCTGGAGTCCCCACGGACCGACTCTCCCTCTAGCCCCCAGATCTACCTCCTACTTTTGTCCGCTCCCGGATGATACCTGCAGACTCTCTTGGGTGGCAGGAGGGAAGGCTCTGTGCTCACCTTGAATCTATCTTTGTAGCCAGAGGGCAGAGTGAGCAGGGACCCCCAGAAAGAGGCAAAGTACACAGGCCCGGGCACTGGTGGCCACAGCCAGAGAGAGGGAGCTTCCAGGTGAGGCTGGCATCTGGTGACCGGGGGTATAGCTGgatacccctcccccagtgcagTAGGAtgcagacccccccccccaaaggctGACTACAACTGCAATGTCAGGCCTTTCCAATCTGCTCAGCCCCCTCTAGCCATTCCTCCATGAGTTCCCAGTGTGGGAGAAGATGGGGGGGGTAGGTCAAATGCCTTCTGTAGGGCACAGGCGGGCATGGTACTCACAGTACCTCCACACACACCCGCCACAATCATGCTTGATCTTGCTGTGTGAAGTAGAGTCCGGCATCTTCACTTTGGACTTTGGCCCTGGGGTCCCTAGCCTGTCTTGCCCAGAAGCCTGAGCAGGCCCCAGGGAAGGAGCCCTGACCCCAGTGTCCTGCCCAGGGGGCCTGGAGTGGCTGAAAGAGCGGCTGTTCCGTGTGGGCGAGGACTGGTACTTCCTGATGGCTCTCGGGGTGCTCATGGCTCTGATCAGCTATGCCATGAACTTCGCTATTGGGCGTGTGGTCAGAGGTAAGGCCTCCCGGGCAGGCACATCGTCGCTCAGGGCGATTCGATCCCTGTACACCCTTGGGATGCCAGCTGGACTGCCAGGGACAGTGGGGTAGGAACAAGGCTGTGAGCAGCCGGGCCTGGAATTGACCCTTTCTTTGTTCTTGACATGCATGCAGTATGTGTCTGGGCAGGCATTGTCCCCTGCTGGGCTTCTGTCACCTCACCTGCACAGAGGGTGGGGCCTCTCTCATCTGAGTTTGGCCACACTTGTCCTTCTCTCAGCTCAAGGGTCCTCGAGGCCAGAGTTTTCTCGTCCCCTATTCACTGGGTGGTCTCCGGCCCCTTCCTAGTCTATAAGTGGACATCATGGTGTCTGCCCCGAGGGCTGTAGAGGCTCTGGGTGGCTCCCTGACTGCTGGCCATCTCCAGCACACAAGTGGCTGTACAGGGAGATTGGCGACAGCCACCTGCTCCGGTATCTCTCCTGGACCGTGTACCCCGTGGCCCTTCTGTCCTTCTCCTCTGGCTTCTCACAGAGTATCACGCCATCCTCTGGAGGTGAGTCGTGGTCGCCTGGACTCTGGTTAGCCTGCCCTGTCCTGAAGCCCCCATCCTGTAGCTCTTCATTACACATCCTGTAGTACTTCTGAGGAGGGAGACAGGCAACAGTGACCCCATGTTAGTGCTGGGGAAGCAGGCTTGGAGGAGCTGAACCATATATCCAAGTTACTCAGGGAGATGGGGAGAAGGGGACCAGGATCATCACCAGCTCTGTGTGACTTCCCTGGCTCCTCTGGGCCAGGAAGGAGAATTGGTTCCTATTCAGGACGGTAGCCAATGGCCAAATCCCTCAGGCCTCTGGAGCTACCTCCAGCTACAGTCTGGGGGAATCTTGAAGGTACacctggccaggcagtggtggctcatgccgttaattccagcacttgggagacagaagaagGTGGATCTTTataaatttgaggacagcctgatctacagagagagagagagttctaggatagccaaggctacaacagagaaaccctgattcaaaaaaaataacaaaaaaaggtAATCTGATCCCCAGTTTCTTCCTTTGGCAGCTGTTATGAATCCTCCTCATAGGGAGGATGAGGCTGTTTTGTGACTTTCTCCACATAGAAAATCAACAGCAGACCAAAATGACAATGACTCCACCCAAGTCCAGATTGATGAAACCatgagtttatttggcttacagagTGTGGGAGAGGGATGAGTTAGTTACCAGAGCTTAGAGATGTCACAGGCATCTGCACCAGCAAAAAGCCCACCCCAGCGTGGGTAGCAAGTGATGAAAAGTGGGCCTTGTAGATGCTTTCGTTGCTGTCAGAACATTGCCTCTCCCCTGCAGCTGTCACCACTGATACAGCCTTGAGGGAGGAACCTTGTAAATCTTGTAAGTTTGAGGAGTTTCCTGTGCCTTGTGAACTTacttcttgaaagaaaaaaaaaaaaaagtcaaggtcTTCTTATATTCTTATATAGCTCTATAGGGCCTGCAATTTGCTTCATACACCAGGCCAGCCTAAAACTCagagagatatgcctgcttctgcctcctgattgctaggattaaacgtgtgtgccaccatggctagCTTCTTTCTTGGATCCTAACCAGTCTCTCTCCCTGGTCTAGGAGGGAATGTTTGAATTCTGAAGAGATAGATAGCTACACAAGAAAGGCTCCATAGGAAAGTGAGAGTGCTGTGTTCACAGGGTGATAAAAGAATTGATGCAGCCAGGCTCTGTGcaagactgtaatcccagcactcaggaaggcagaggcagagggatctctgtgcgttcaaggccagcctggtctacaaagcgagtccagaacagccaaggatacacagagaaaccctgtctggggggggggagaattaaTGCAGACCCgttctccctctgtcctctgcccACCTGGGCCAGGCTCCGGGATCCCAGAGGTGAAGACCATCTTGTCCGGTGTGGTCCTGGAGGATTATCTAGACATCAAGAACTTCGGGGCCAAGGTGGCGGGCCTCTCCTGCACCCTGGCAACCGGCAGTACCATCTTCCTGGGAAAAGTGGTATAGGCATGGAGGGCCGGCCTGCCATCCTGTCATCCTGCCCTTCCTTCCGTAGCCCATACCACAGCCAGCAGAGCCTTGGAGAGCCCAGTCTCAGGGGAACACACCCAGGGCCCCAGATGAGACAGAAAAATGTCTTGGGATGGTGGAGAGTTAGGACAAGGATGAGATGCTGGGCTTGCCTGGGCAAGGCTTATACTTCTCTTCCCTAAGGCcctgagaagaaagaggagggcgAGGGAAAGGtggcagaggaagggaaggggaggtagaggagaggggaaagaggaagggtccAGCTTCTCCAGCAAGCTCACTGCCTCTCCCTGCAGGGCCCCTTCGTGCACCTGAGTGTGATGATTGCTGCCTTCCTGGGCCGTGTGCGCACCAAGACCATCGGGGAATCTAAGGTGAGGGGTACAGGGTTGGGGCTCCTTGGGGAACAGCTGTAAAGAGCAAAGCCCAGGATGCCCGTTTTTTTCCCAGAACAAGACCAAGGAAATGGAAATGCTGGCCGCCGGAGCAGCAGTGGGCGTGGCCACGGTCTTCGCAGCCCCGGTCAGCGGTGAGAGCGCCCTCACCCTCCTGCCCTCTGGGTCCCGCCGCCAGGGGCTAGAGCCCTGTGTCCCCTAGGTGTCCTGTTCAGCATCGAGGTCATGTCCTCTCACTTCTCCGTCTGGGATTACTGGAGGGGCTTCTTCGCTGCCACCTGTGGGGCCTTCATGTTCCGTCTCCTGGCGGTCTTCAACAGTGAGCAGGGTGAGCGCCAGATAGGCACCCGGTCTCCACCCCCGCCCCACACTTCCGGGActcctccctcctgctcctctcctccctcctttccctctccatttcggcttcctcttccttccctctgatcctccttcctcttccctgtccTGCAGtgcttctccaccttcctaatgctgcggccctttactgcagttcctcatggtgtggtgacccttGACCAGTCAGTTAGCTCGtggctacttcatagctgtaattttgctactgttacaaatcctcatgtaaatatctgacaaGCAGATCTGAAGTGCGACCCACTCCCCAGGGGTCGCAGTCCTCAGGTGGAGAACGGATGTTCTAAGAGACCACACCGGGGTCTGACCTGTGTTTCAAGCAGGGGCAAAGGGCAAGCGGTGCTGAGATTAGCCAGGTCGTGGTGCCTAGAATAGCAGGGACGTTTTGGGGTTAGGTGTGATGCTGTCCCCACCCTAGCCT encodes the following:
- the LOC110544012 gene encoding chloride channel protein ClC-Kb isoform X3, which codes for MRLSKQAQSSVCMPGCQANQGGGPGSGPQALGSGWCWSRVCVIGKCHHVSWPLCDLGQEASQFCGAVSLKQDNGPCPRLWRGRSHWGSSGHCGPAMVTPLLLTQCDFCCPLPSHPLLSYFETQAQLRAQALRLRPSPSCVQRLPSSGSDPRSPQGPIALGQGPSASPSSVGQPAPPGSPVASWSVSRGVLTSFSRTFLIASLTAGGEGTGGGHTCRGSEQRDCAGGGPAGASAGRPNRSGHGCTVAHQATLHLSSVFRETMEELVALRDGSSRKPETLQELWGPCPRVRRSIQGGLEWLKERLFRVGEDWYFLMALGVLMALISYAMNFAIGRVVRAHKWLYREIGDSHLLRYLSWTVYPVALLSFSSGFSQSITPSSGGSGIPEVKTILSGVVLEDYLDIKNFGAKVAGLSCTLATGSTIFLGKVGPFVHLSVMIAAFLGRVRTKTIGESKNKTKEMEMLAAGAAVGVATVFAAPVSGVLFSIEVMSSHFSVWDYWRGFFAATCGAFMFRLLAVFNSEQETITSIYKTSFPVDIPFDLPEIFFFVTLGAICGILGCTYNYCQRTFLFFLKANGVTSKLLATSKPLYSALATLVLASITYPPGAGRFMASRLSMSEHLETLLDNNSWALMTKNASPPWPAEPDPQNLWWEWCHPQMTVFGTLIFFLVMKAG
- the LOC110544012 gene encoding chloride channel protein ClC-Kb isoform X1, translating into MRLSKQAQSSVCMPGCQANQGGGPGSGPQALGSGWCWSRVCVIGKCHHVSWPLCDLGQEASQFCGAVSLKQDNGPCPRLWRGRSHWGSSGHCGPAMVTPLLLTQCDFCCPLPSHPLLSYFETQAQLRAQALRLRPSPSCVQRLPSSGSDPRSPQGPIALGQGPSASPSSVGQPAPPGSPVASWSVSRGVLTSFSRTFLIASLTAGGEGTGGGHTCRGSEQRDCAGGGPAGASAGRPNRETMEELVALRDGSSRKPETLQELWGPCPRVRRSIQGGLEWLKERLFRVGEDWYFLMALGVLMALISYAMNFAIGRVVRAHKWLYREIGDSHLLRYLSWTVYPVALLSFSSGFSQSITPSSGGSGIPEVKTILSGVVLEDYLDIKNFGAKVAGLSCTLATGSTIFLGKVGPFVHLSVMIAAFLGRVRTKTIGESKNKTKEMEMLAAGAAVGVATVFAAPVSGVLFSIEVMSSHFSVWDYWRGFFAATCGAFMFRLLAVFNSEQETITSIYKTSFPVDIPFDLPEIFFFVTLGAICGILGCTYNYCQRTFLFFLKANGVTSKLLATSKPLYSALATLVLASITYPPGAGRFMASRLSMSEHLETLLDNNSWALMTKNASPPWPAEPDPQNLWWEWCHPQMTVFGTLIFFLVMKFWMLILATTIPIPAGYFMPIFIYGAAVGRLLGEALSVAFPEGIVAGGEVNPIMPGAYALAGAAAFSGAVTHTISTALLAFEATGQIVHALPVLMAVLAANAISQSFQPSFYDGTIIVKKLPYLPWIRGRKIGSFPVTVDHFMNCALTTLAKDMPLEEVIKVVFSTDVTQYPLVETTESQILVGIVKRTHLVQALQTESASWAPGQQTCLQDILASGCPTQPVTLQLSPETSLHEAHNLFELLNLQLLFVTSQGRAVGSVSWVELKKAISTLTNPPTPK